The Malus sylvestris chromosome 12, drMalSylv7.2, whole genome shotgun sequence genome contains a region encoding:
- the LOC126592018 gene encoding myb family transcription factor PHL5-like isoform X3, whose amino-acid sequence MNEKKIDCQERNQQSHELIGECSFELGNQSCQIFGQQQQQAWNNMGIWVQQPTMDHEVSLLQNLGPPKTPSSIISRFESPVSAFYATELYMGGFPQYDSQAGQNPQFPSGQSNNESYSSMNSSEQAPNFDIRNTLQSIVKSQPSSYQYHKSSEKCNQIPASDLSGSMLFTHQSNKLHGNHNTTTVRRPSFSLPSKENQDQVGYCNSFTTCPVTQLSFFSGQGKQPPRISSGHVSDCYEATPKAILKMMGLDGLTIFHVKSHLQKYRIAKYLPDPAEGKSEKRTTLNVEPQLNVKTCLQIKEALQLQLDVQRRLHEQLETQRKLQLRIEEQGKQLRKMFNLQQQTTSNPLKTQNSDVTCHEAAPSNSLDNTDQLSTPEGSSFPSRTSSP is encoded by the exons atGAATGAGAAGAAGATTGATTGCCAAGAAAGAAATCAACAAAGCCATGAATTAATCGGTGAGTGCAGTTTTGAACTTGGTAATCAGTCTTGTCAAATTTTTGGTCAGCAGCAACAGCAGGCTTGGAACAACATGGGAATTTGGGTTCAGCAACCCACCATGGATCATGAAGTGTCACTGCTTCAAAATCTTGGGCCTCCTAAAACTCCCAGCAGCATTATCAGCCGCTTCGAATCGCCCGTTTCAGCTTTCTACGCAACTGAACTCTATATGGGGGGGTTTCCACAGTATGACTCTCAAGCTGGTCAGAATCCTCAGTTCCCATCAGGCCAATCTAATAATGAAAGCTACAGCTCCATGAATTCATCTGAGCAAGCTCCGAATTTCGACATCAGAAACACCCTGCAATCAATTGTGAAATCTCAACCCAGCAGCTATCAATACCATAAATCCTCAGAGAAGTGTAATCAAATCCCAGCAAGCGATTTGTCAGGCAGTATGCTGTTTACACATCAATCAAATAAGTTGCATGGAAATCATAATACTACTACAGTTAGAAGACCCTCCTTTTCCCTTCCTTCTAAAGAAAATCAGGATCAAGTA GGTTATTGTAATTCGTTCACTACTTGTCCGGTTACACAACTGAGCTTCTTTTCCGGGCAAGGAAAGCAGCCTCCAAGAATTTCCTCCGGACATGTTTCCGATTGTTATG AAGCAACACCGAAGGCAATATTGAAGATGATGGGTTTGGACGGATTAACCATCTTTCATGTCAAAAGTCATCTGCAG AAATATCGAATTGCGAAATACCTACCAGACCCAGCAGAAG GAAAATCTGAGAAAAGAACTACTTTGAATGTTGAACCCCAGCTCAATGTGAAAAC TTGCTTGCAAATTAAAGAGGCACTCCAACTGCAATTAGATGTCCAGCGACGTCTTCACGAACAATTGGAG ACTCAACGAAAGTTACAGTTACGAATTGAAGAACAAGGGAAGCAGCTCAGGAAGATGTTCAATCTGCAACAACAAACAACTAGTAACCCGTTGAAGACTCAGAACTCGGATGTCACATGCCATGAAGCTGCCCCATCAAATAGTCTCGACAATACTGATCAGCTTTCAACTCCTGAAGGTTCTAGTTTTCCCTCCAGGACAAGTTCTCCCTGA
- the LOC126592018 gene encoding myb family transcription factor PHL5-like isoform X1 has protein sequence MNEKKIDCQERNQQSHELIGECSFELGNQSCQIFGQQQQQAWNNMGIWVQQPTMDHEVSLLQNLGPPKTPSSIISRFESPVSAFYATELYMGGFPQYDSQAGQNPQFPSGQSNNESYSSMNSSEQAPNFDIRNTLQSIVKSQPSSYQYHKSSEKCNQIPASDLSGSMLFTHQSNKLHGNHNTTTVRRPSFSLPSKENQDQVGYCNSFTTCPVTQLSFFSGQGKQPPRISSGHVSDCYGDSPSPSPVLSSKTRIRWNQDLHEKFVECVNRLGGADKATPKAILKMMGLDGLTIFHVKSHLQKYRIAKYLPDPAEGKSEKRTTLNVEPQLNVKTCLQIKEALQLQLDVQRRLHEQLETQRKLQLRIEEQGKQLRKMFNLQQQTTSNPLKTQNSDVTCHEAAPSNSLDNTDQLSTPEGSSFPSRTSSP, from the exons atGAATGAGAAGAAGATTGATTGCCAAGAAAGAAATCAACAAAGCCATGAATTAATCGGTGAGTGCAGTTTTGAACTTGGTAATCAGTCTTGTCAAATTTTTGGTCAGCAGCAACAGCAGGCTTGGAACAACATGGGAATTTGGGTTCAGCAACCCACCATGGATCATGAAGTGTCACTGCTTCAAAATCTTGGGCCTCCTAAAACTCCCAGCAGCATTATCAGCCGCTTCGAATCGCCCGTTTCAGCTTTCTACGCAACTGAACTCTATATGGGGGGGTTTCCACAGTATGACTCTCAAGCTGGTCAGAATCCTCAGTTCCCATCAGGCCAATCTAATAATGAAAGCTACAGCTCCATGAATTCATCTGAGCAAGCTCCGAATTTCGACATCAGAAACACCCTGCAATCAATTGTGAAATCTCAACCCAGCAGCTATCAATACCATAAATCCTCAGAGAAGTGTAATCAAATCCCAGCAAGCGATTTGTCAGGCAGTATGCTGTTTACACATCAATCAAATAAGTTGCATGGAAATCATAATACTACTACAGTTAGAAGACCCTCCTTTTCCCTTCCTTCTAAAGAAAATCAGGATCAAGTA GGTTATTGTAATTCGTTCACTACTTGTCCGGTTACACAACTGAGCTTCTTTTCCGGGCAAGGAAAGCAGCCTCCAAGAATTTCCTCCGGACATGTTTCCGATTGTTATGGTGATTCTCCTTCACCCAGCCCTGTACTTTCGAGTAAAACACGAATTCGTTGGAATCAAGATCTTCATGAGAAGTTCGTTGAGTGTGTAAATCGTCTTGGGGGTGCTGACA AAGCAACACCGAAGGCAATATTGAAGATGATGGGTTTGGACGGATTAACCATCTTTCATGTCAAAAGTCATCTGCAG AAATATCGAATTGCGAAATACCTACCAGACCCAGCAGAAG GAAAATCTGAGAAAAGAACTACTTTGAATGTTGAACCCCAGCTCAATGTGAAAAC TTGCTTGCAAATTAAAGAGGCACTCCAACTGCAATTAGATGTCCAGCGACGTCTTCACGAACAATTGGAG ACTCAACGAAAGTTACAGTTACGAATTGAAGAACAAGGGAAGCAGCTCAGGAAGATGTTCAATCTGCAACAACAAACAACTAGTAACCCGTTGAAGACTCAGAACTCGGATGTCACATGCCATGAAGCTGCCCCATCAAATAGTCTCGACAATACTGATCAGCTTTCAACTCCTGAAGGTTCTAGTTTTCCCTCCAGGACAAGTTCTCCCTGA
- the LOC126592018 gene encoding myb family transcription factor PHL5-like isoform X2, with product MNEKKIDCQERNQQSHELIGECSFELGNQSCQIFGQQQQQAWNNMGIWVQQPTMDHEVSLLQNLGPPKTPSSIISRFESPVSAFYATELYMGGFPQYDSQAGQNPQFPSGQSNNESYSSMNSSEQAPNFDIRNTLQSIVKSQPSSYQYHKSSEKCNQIPASDLSGSMLFTHQSNKLHGNHNTTTVRRPSFSLPSKENQDQVGYCNSFTTCPVTQLSFFSGQGKQPPRISSGHVSDCYGDSPSPSPVLSSKTRIRWNQDLHEKFVECVNRLGEATPKAILKMMGLDGLTIFHVKSHLQKYRIAKYLPDPAEGKSEKRTTLNVEPQLNVKTCLQIKEALQLQLDVQRRLHEQLETQRKLQLRIEEQGKQLRKMFNLQQQTTSNPLKTQNSDVTCHEAAPSNSLDNTDQLSTPEGSSFPSRTSSP from the exons atGAATGAGAAGAAGATTGATTGCCAAGAAAGAAATCAACAAAGCCATGAATTAATCGGTGAGTGCAGTTTTGAACTTGGTAATCAGTCTTGTCAAATTTTTGGTCAGCAGCAACAGCAGGCTTGGAACAACATGGGAATTTGGGTTCAGCAACCCACCATGGATCATGAAGTGTCACTGCTTCAAAATCTTGGGCCTCCTAAAACTCCCAGCAGCATTATCAGCCGCTTCGAATCGCCCGTTTCAGCTTTCTACGCAACTGAACTCTATATGGGGGGGTTTCCACAGTATGACTCTCAAGCTGGTCAGAATCCTCAGTTCCCATCAGGCCAATCTAATAATGAAAGCTACAGCTCCATGAATTCATCTGAGCAAGCTCCGAATTTCGACATCAGAAACACCCTGCAATCAATTGTGAAATCTCAACCCAGCAGCTATCAATACCATAAATCCTCAGAGAAGTGTAATCAAATCCCAGCAAGCGATTTGTCAGGCAGTATGCTGTTTACACATCAATCAAATAAGTTGCATGGAAATCATAATACTACTACAGTTAGAAGACCCTCCTTTTCCCTTCCTTCTAAAGAAAATCAGGATCAAGTA GGTTATTGTAATTCGTTCACTACTTGTCCGGTTACACAACTGAGCTTCTTTTCCGGGCAAGGAAAGCAGCCTCCAAGAATTTCCTCCGGACATGTTTCCGATTGTTATGGTGATTCTCCTTCACCCAGCCCTGTACTTTCGAGTAAAACACGAATTCGTTGGAATCAAGATCTTCATGAGAAGTTCGTTGAGTGTGTAAATCGTCTTGGGG AAGCAACACCGAAGGCAATATTGAAGATGATGGGTTTGGACGGATTAACCATCTTTCATGTCAAAAGTCATCTGCAG AAATATCGAATTGCGAAATACCTACCAGACCCAGCAGAAG GAAAATCTGAGAAAAGAACTACTTTGAATGTTGAACCCCAGCTCAATGTGAAAAC TTGCTTGCAAATTAAAGAGGCACTCCAACTGCAATTAGATGTCCAGCGACGTCTTCACGAACAATTGGAG ACTCAACGAAAGTTACAGTTACGAATTGAAGAACAAGGGAAGCAGCTCAGGAAGATGTTCAATCTGCAACAACAAACAACTAGTAACCCGTTGAAGACTCAGAACTCGGATGTCACATGCCATGAAGCTGCCCCATCAAATAGTCTCGACAATACTGATCAGCTTTCAACTCCTGAAGGTTCTAGTTTTCCCTCCAGGACAAGTTCTCCCTGA